The segment AGAAAGTCTACACgcctttcccacctcctcaacaaccttcgAAATTGGATTTACAACTTGCTTCTGGAGAATATTTCTTGAAACcgaaagaaaaggagatcatagagaagaggaagaagttggagaaaCAACAGGAAGTTGCAGGAGAAAGGAGGGCCatgagagaagaggcgtTCATCGCTCCTCCGGAGAAGAGGGACGATACCGtacaggagaagaagaagaagaggaagagggcggAAGAGTTGATGtaaggaaggaaagggtgTCGTTGATCTGGTCGTATGCTGTAGTTGCACATTGCATGTATTCTCTGCCCGTCAGCTGGACTTTGGCGATGTGTATATGCTACGCCATGCTGCACACTCTGACAAGCCAATATAATGTCTCATGCTCCATGCGTGGTATCGATACAACAGGATCATACAACTCCCAATCCGCTCAAACGAAATACGACGGTGCTTGCTGCGAATCGCGCAATCAAAGGTTAGTCCCCATTTTGTGAAGTACCGAGGTAGaaaagtcaactcaccagtctcCTCAATGCTGGATTCTTCTGATCCGTTTGATTCTCATGCGCCGCTTCATACACTTTGAAACTGGTCTTcccctcatcgtcaacctGCATGATACTCGCGCTGTTTCCACATCGATAGCAGTAATTCGGAGCGGACCAGACGGTTACGAGTGAACCGTCGAAGACGTGTTTGTAGCCTTCTTGGACCAATTGATGCGCTCTGGCGATGAGTGATAGAGAGTTTACGTGGTTGAACTGGGACATGGCAATCAGTGCTCGGttccgaggatgagggaaggagCCTGGATGTCAAAGCGGGAAAGAGAATACACACCTCTGCTGTCACTTTTGCACCGAATAACCACCCTGCGCCTCTCGGACTGACGGACCAcgaatccacctcgtctgGATCTGACCACATGAGATCTGCGAGAGGAATCAGCGACTCTCTCATTCCAAAACGCAACGCTGACGTGATGGGAGATGAGCTTGTTCAGATCGACGTACCACAGAAAGCTCCCTCGTGAGGTATTTCTTGCGCTCGAGGGATAATTCGAACTTGATCTAATGTCTTGATATCTGGTGACAAACCGCCATGCACACAGAGAATAGAGGAGTCGATAATCTGTCGTGAGTGCAATCACGATCAGCACCACAACTTGAAGAAGCAGCTCGTGCTGTGATAGATTTAGGCTGCGATggcagggaagaaggacTTACCGCTgcgaggttgaggtgatCGAATACTGTACAACAAGCTTTCCAAACGGATGGATTTCCATATTTCTGCATACACTCATCTGTGCGTATCAAGAAGTATTAGCTCGGCCGTTGGAGGATGGAAACTGTCAGCTAACGCACCGTAGAACCCATACACCTGGGTGATCTGCCGACTCTCATGGTTTCCTCGTAACAGTGTGATCTTGTCAGGATATCTGAGAGTGGTCgtgtgatcagcttgacaacCCAAAGTGAGGTGGATACGTGACGTACCGAGCTTTGTACGCTAGTAATAATGATAATGTCTCCAAGCTGTAGTATCCTCTATCGACGAAATCGCCCTATCACCAAATACGCAGATTAGCTCGGCTCGAAATCCATATCACTCCAGCGGTCCCTTCGTGCTCAATTACAACTTTTCCCGCAACccctcgtcttctctcgtcgctcTGTGTGGATTCACGAAGCTcgtctgtgtgtgtgttctCCTAACACACTCACCATAAAGATATAACTGGTCTCTGgtgcttctccaccttgtctaAAAATCTCCAAAACGTCCCAAAACTGTCCATGTATATCACCACAAATCGTCACTGGCGATTGTACGAGATGGACATTCGATTCTTCCAGCAGTAAATCGCGTACTCTATTACAGAGGAGTTTCATCTGTCGTTCGGGTAAATGTTTACATTGTCGAATCTGGTATTCAAGGACTTTCGATCAGCTCATCTCCTACCAGACAAATCGGGTATTccagacgatgaggaagacgaagaatgggataGGAGCAAGATGGGATGTATTGCTGCTATTGAGACACAACGTACATGGGCTATCCATTGATCTGGATctgatgatgttgatacTGGCATGTTGAATCAGCTGAAAGGTGTTTTATCGATATATTGTGAGAAAAGCGGGTTGTGGTAATCCGGAATGGTTTCGCCAATGTGTGACTTTTGCTTCGAGGTAATGCGTGTCTCGTCAGTCGGAAGTTGTAAGAGCTCGGATGGTCTTGTAATGCTCTAATAGGCTCTTGCAGTCGATCGTTATCGTCGCTCGATATGTCTGTTGTACAGTCACTAGCAGGAAGCGTTCTTGCTCATCAAGCATTCCATGTGTGTCGGTGACTACTGTATCCTTGAATTCGCCATTGGAACGAGCGAGCGGAGAGTGTGGTGATAAGCGATACTTCGAATCGCATAAATATATCGTGACGTGTATTTTAGCTGCATGTGGTCTCGCTCGGATCCTGACCGACTTTTGAGTTTTgaatggatgtgagtgagagtgaatgtCGGTGTGTCAAAGGTGTGGATATAATTCAACAACAATATaacatctccctcttcttctacaaAGTATACATATCCATCGACGAGCATCATGATTGACCTTATCCATCGTGAGTCATGCTCAGCGTCCCTTTCTACGTTCACTTCCTGAGGAACATCAGCTGACGAggtgacttcttcttcagtgcAAACCGATAAAGGGGGTAACCCGGAGATTGTCCGTGAATCtcaaaggaagagaggagcgagtgtcgagcttgtcgacgAGGTCATTGCCATCTTCGCTGAGCACAAACAGGGTAGGTGCTTCTCGACCTGTTCGCTTGAGAGACGTATGGAGAGCTAACCACCTTTCGTTTTGCGTTTTGTGTTGTTTAGCCAActttgagaaagaaggtgcTCAAAGAGAACTCAACTTGCTCCAAAAAGAGATTGGTCAGATCAAAAAGGCCAAGGGAGATGCTACTGAGCTCTTGGCCAAGAAGGcagagatggacaagaagaTTGCGGACCTCGTGGCCAAGGCGGCGGAGTTGGTCAAGCTGAGAGATCAGAAAGCTGGGTTGATTGGAAACATCGTTGATCCCGCCAACCACGTTTCCACGactgaggtgagtgtgaagctGTCGTGAAGACAGAGGAAGCCCCAGTTTTAGTTCTATGGTGATCAGCTTGCTGACTGCTGTCTCTTTGATGCAGGACGACAACCCTATCCTTCGAGTTTGGCACCCCGAGCCCAACCACAAGGGCAACTCTTCACCCGGTCTTCAAGCCGAGGACAAATCCACCGACATTCTCTCCCACCACGAAGTCCTCGCCCGACTTGAGGCCTACGATACCGACCGAGGTGTCAAGGTGTTTGGTCACCGTGGATTCTACCTCACCAACGACGGTGTTGATCTCAACCAAGCGCTCATCAACTACGGATTGGACTTCTTGAGAACGAAAAAGTTCAGAAAAGTCCAACCTCCTTTCatgatcaagaaggatatcatGGCCGCTACCGCTCAATTGTCCGAGTTCGACGAGGCTTTGTACAAGGTTTCAGGGGACACGGATGAGAGATATTTGATCGCTACTAGTGAACAACCCATCTCTGCTATGCACATGGACGAGAACCTGGATCCCAAGGTCTTGCCCAAGCTGTGAGTGTCTTCGAGCTATTTCAATTTCGTCATGAAGGCCAGACAGCTCATTGCCGCATTCCAACCTCGCAGCTACGCCGGTTACTCTACTTGTTTCCGAAAAGAGGCCGGTTCTCACGGTAAGGACACCTGGGGTATCTTCCGAGTCCACCAATTCGAAAAGGTTGAGCAGGTAAGTACAGCGTGATCTCATGACACCTCATTTGCGTGCGGCGCTGACTTTCTTTTCCCCGTACAGTTCGTCGTTTGTGAACCCGAGGAGTCTTCTCAATGGCTTGACACCATGGTTGAAAACTCTCGAGCGTTCTACGAATCCCTCGAGATCCCTTACAGagtcgtcaacatcgtctcTGGTGCTTTGAACAACGCCGCTTCTATCAAATACGATCTCGAAGCTTGGTTCCCTTACCAAGGAGAGTACAAGGAGTTGGTCAGCTGTTCCAACTGTACTGATTACCGTGAGTCCAGCTGCTGAAATCAATATCTGCAGTGATTAGAAGCTGACAGAGACGCATTGCACAGAGTCGAGATCATTAAACGTCCGATTGGGTTACAAGTccaagggagagaagaccggTTTCGTCCACATGCTCAACGGAACTCTTTGTGCTACCGAGCGAGCCTTGTGTTGCATCGTTGAGAACTACCAAACACCCGAGGTACGTACACGGCTGCGTTTACCGTTGTTTCATGTAACAGAAACATGCTGACATGTCGTCGCTTCGCAGGGTCTCCGTATACCCAAGGTCCTCCAACCTTACATGCAAGGACGAGAATTCATCCCTTACACTGCAGAGTTGCCCAAGAACTCTACCACCAACAaagctgccgccgccgctgcctcTGCGAAGAAGTAGACGTAGAACTAGAGATTCGTCATCGGGCGAGCGTCGTTGCAAGACGcagagagggggagagtATAGGGGTTGGTGGATATGCCTGCATAacatatacatatatatacATGATTTGGCATATGTGATGTAACTTATATACATCATGATCGTAGATGAATGGGATCAAATACATGAGCAGAGGGATTGACGCGTCGACGCGTTGGTATTGGACGGTGCTCACCGCGTAACTGTACACATGCTTCTGCAGATTGATCCATTCCCTGATTTTCAAAACATTATTATCTTTGATCCTCCACTCTTATTGCTCGATTGTCAACATCCACTCGTATTACCTCGCAGCGGTAGCAGAACTTACTTGGTGCATTGCAAGTACGGGTCACCTTGTGTGGTCGGTACAAGCGCTAACggatctcctcgaccttcctGCTCTAATATCCCATTTAACCAAATCACTTTGAACCCCCGTGTCCACTCTTCTCAAGAACACCTACGCCGACTCGGTTAAATCTAGAGAGCGAACGACCACGATGGACTCTCCACTCTTACCCACACTTTCCAGACCCAACTACTCGCTCGACgacccttccctccttgcGGATTTGTCCCTCGATTCTGaacctcccctctcccctaCCCCTGGACCATATGACGATTCACACCTCTTCACCAACGATCATGACGACCATacaatctcttcatcatcatcttcccacGGATACGCAAATCAACAGacaggcggtggtggaggagggcAAGGAAGAGTGAGGATTGAGCGACAATTGGACgatcaagaggaagatgatacacCTCAAAAACCGAGATCTAAACCAAAATcgacaggaggaggaggaggtggtggtgcagcACATAAACCTCGTTTCTCACTATTTGCAGCTCCTAGACCACCTTCTGCAGAAGAAAATGATCACGACGACGTAcacgaaggggaggaagaagatcagacgATACATGGATCGACGTCGGCATCGACATCACAACATTCAACCACCACAAGGACAGACGATAGGGTCGATGGCTCACAGCAACGCGAATCGCAGAGTAGACCGAAACAGAGtagtgaagagagggatgggaaATTGCGAGAGAGTCTATACGAGTTGAGAAAGATGAATGAGGTTTTTGAGAGTTTCTTAGGAGCTCTAGAAGGTGTCAGAGGGCATAATCAGGTAAGTGGGTGACTGGTTGCCGAAacattccttcttcgatgACGGAACGATGGGATCTGTTATCcttctgttcttcttcgttaCGTTCCTCATCCGAGATGTGGACGTTTCTTTCATCGCAATATATGCTGATGTGACTCTATGCACACTCAGAGACTAGCAGAGAGGGTACAACAAACATCGGCCTTGTTGGATGAATACACGGCGATCATGGGACAGGCGGAACATACCCAGAGATTAATAATGAATCCGAAATGGACAGGTAgcgttgatgtgagtgtggttcaatcaatcacaatACCATCGCAGATCACTCCTAGTCCACCTTTCTGGACCAATCCTATCGATGACTGATGACTAACCCACCGCCTACCTCGCAGGACGCGACGGCTCTCCTGGCTGAAGaacaagctcgtcaagcGGCTGAACAAGCTGCTCTCATAGAGGCTGAACGAAAAGCCGAAGCTGCACGACtggctgaggaggagaaagaacgaagggagagagaaagagctAGTGAGGCGCCTTCGTCGGGTAGGGGTAGGGgtagaggaaggggtgggaTTGGGGCTTCGACCATGGGAGGTACGAGGGGTGGTGTGacaagaggtcgaggtgagcttcgTTTTCAAAAGTCTTTGCTCCCTCACTATCCCATTGCCTGAGTATCACCTCTAGTGGTGGCCACAAACTGTCTTGCGGATGGACATAAGCTAATCGTCTCTCTTGAACTCGCTTAGGCACAGGGATCCCACGACCATCCATGGCCGCTCCAAGACCGACGAGTGCAGGCGCTACGCGACGAGGTACGACGACCGGTACGACTTCAGGCGGTGGATTAGGCGGTCAATACTCGCATGTCAAGAGCAGTGGGTATGGTCCGCGATAGGCTGTTGTGTAAGGCGGTCGTCGACTATACTTGCTCGAGTGATAGGTATATATAGAGGTCACCTGTTGACAGTGACCAGTGCGGAGATGTATAATTGTACGAgcaacatctcatcatcctgaTGCGATACATCAAGGAGTCAAGATATGTATGACACCATCTGCTATATCTTCTACAGTTATCTACAGTCAAAAGAATCGCACTTATTATTGCGTCACACAAActtctctcactttctcACCCAACTTGCTCCCTTTAAATCTCTTCAGACCATCCAACAACTCTTTATCTTCTTCTGCTagttctccttcatctcctccgccatcTCTCCTCGCCGAACCTGcacgttcttctcctccatctttaTCACCTTTCAGTCTCTTGCTACTCCTTTCCCcgtccccttcatcctcctctttacTTGCACCAGCGGTCGTACTCGGCTCTGGGGCTAGAGATGCTAATTTGCGCTTCATGAGACCCACAAACGCTTCTCCCGGTTTTGATTCGCTCATCATTGCAAAAGGGAACATTTCACCTTCTCTACTTTTCTTCCCAGGTTCAAgaccctctctcctctccaatccTTTGATCACGAATCGACCCGAGGCATCGACAATCGGTTCACATTTCGGGAACGTCATTCGTGTCAAGTTGATTAGTTCCAATGGATTCAATAGTCGATTTTCTCGTTTAGGGATTGCGGATTGTGtttgtgattgtgatggaTCTTCCGGTATGAGAGATAATGTTGCGAGTCCTTGATCTTCGCCGTCTTCACCTTgtatcgttgttgtcgtcgcACCAGCGCCTTCGCCTGAAGTGCCGCCTAGTCCCGCGTCTTCGAACGCTTTCAGCGATGCGGCATGTTCGGCCGCCTCCTCGGCTTCGATACCGTTCGTGGATTGATTATCCGGTGCGGAGGGGTTGgtcaggagggaagagaatcgCGCAGCGTAGGAGGTGTACAGATCTGTCTGTGTGAGAGTGGACGGGGTCGCTGGGTCATTGATATGCTGGAACGAACTCAGTAGCCTGTGGTGTAGAAAGGTGTAGAATTAGTGGGCGAGATCCTGAGTAGTGGACATGGTCCGTGACGTACCAGCTTCCGGCTCGCAGGGGCTCAACCAAACCCTCCACCCCTCTCTCCCACTCTTCTGCCTCCATACCCCCCTCtggctccttctccttctccttcaagcCTTTCAGGACATACTCACCTTCGTCCCGTGCCATCTCACAGCCGGGGAAGGTAGCACATGCAAGTTGAATCAAATCTTGCCCGCCCATGAGTGGGGTCTGTATTGAGTATGGGTCGAACCTATTTCGATAGGAGTTGTAGAGTGATAGTTGTGAGACGTGTATATTTGGCGGTGCAGCACGATACGATACTTGTAGCCTGGTATCAACATTGTCATCAGCTGAAGCTCGGAAGAAAGTGGCACACCAACTGACCATCCTGTCGCTCTACCCGgttcttccatcccttccagaTCCTCCAACCCTCTCAACTTATTTCTCCTTTGTCTAAAGTATTCTCGTATCTTGTTCCACGGTCTACCCGTTTTTTCTGCCAGCTGttccagctccttcttcccaggATTGGGATTGCGCGCATACGCTTCTCTGAGAACGGCGATCTGCTCATTGGGTGTGAGCTGGACATTGGCTTGGGTTTGCGTGTGAGACCGATGGgcgagcgaggaagaggacgcGGTAGGAGTCGAgtgggagaaagggagagaggatctTGATCGAGGGAAGGtaggttgacgaggatgatgttgtggtgCAGCTCGATGAGTAGTCTCTGACGGTCCGGATgggggttgttgttgatggtgttgagcTGCCTGCGCTTGGGCCTGTGCTTGCGCTTGAGCCTGTGCGTCTGCATTCGCTTGCACTTCAGCTGCTACAGCAGCTTCGATAGCTTGTGCAGCTACTTGATTCGCAAGTTCTGTCTGCATATCCGTATCTTCGTGTCGGTGATGATCATGTTCATGTTGTTGGTTGTCCTGATGATCTGATTGGGCTGCTTGTTCGTGCTCGTGTTCGTGCTCCGAAGTTGAAGCAGGGGGTAGTAAATGTTCATGTTCGCTCAGAGTTGTTGGTTCTCTCTCAGGTGACGGATACTCATCTGCAATGTTTGACTACGAGTATATTCATCAGGACTGCTGAATACCTaggatgagatgagaggtgACTCACTGCATCTTCTGGTCCTTTTGGACTTGATATATGCTCATTCTTTGAATCCATATTGGTGGACGTGtttggtggaggttggttgACGACAAAAGGGGGagaaaagggaaagaaagacgagagaatcacaagaagaacaaagaTGGATGATAGATTGACACACTCTAGACTGATGGATCAATATTCTTACCCTTTATTTATTCTCACTTTATCCCATACACTTGTGATACACCGTGCCTGGCCTCGAAGCAGCTTGGCCGTTGGAATTATTTCAGAATTCAGAAAGTTACAAGTCCACTCTCTTCTGCTACTATACACATATCAGACAGCTTGAGATTGCTACGCAAAAATGGCCACCTTACTCCCACCTCCTAAACGACAAAAGTCGGCATACTCTCAATCGCTCAAACCTCCAGCTGCGCCAGAACCAGCAAAggtcatcccttccatcgTTGTCCAGTTCAAATCTTCGGAAGATGGTGCCAATCTCGGTCCAGCGATCAATCTCCCGGCTGATACCGGCAGAGATGCGTTGCAGATGTTGGTGAACAAGCTCAGAGGGGAGGTGGGTTACATTCCACACCATGGTGTTTCGTTGCATTTAGCTGATCTCGTCTGTGATGGTTCTTAGGCAGAAGACCCGTTACCATACTCTTTCCACCTCGTGCCTAAAGAACCTGCACCGTCCACATCTACAGCACCTCAATCTGCCAGAGTCCAAATCAACAACTCTATCCTCTCCGATGCCCTCGAGATCAAAGCCAGCACCTTCTCTCCTGAAGATGTGTTCGAGCTGTGGTGTGAGCCACAAGCTGTGTTTCGGGTACGAAGTGTTGGACGATGTAGTGCGACCTTGAGTGGTGAGCTATACTCGCCTCATCTGGTCTTAAACGAGGCCAATAGCTCACCTGTCCGATCATGTTATCAGGTCACTCATCACCCATCTTGTGCTGTGCACACTCGCCTACGGGTAAATATGCTGCAACGGGGTCAGGAGATGCCACTTGTCGAGTGTGGGACATGGAAACGGAGACGCCAAAGGTAAGCTGAGTCGTCAGGGCCGTTGCAATCGCGAAGACAATAAGCTGATGTTGGCTCCAGTGGACATTGTCAGGTCATAAGGGATGGGTGCTTTGCGTTGAATGGGACTCTAGGGAAAAGATTCTTGCGACAGGTGGTCATGACggacaggtgagtttctcGTCACGCCGCGACATGCTCTGGCTTGTGACTAACGCCCTTCATAGGTTCGACTTTGGTCACCTACAACTGGCCAACCGTACGGCTCTCCCTTACTAGGTCACACCAAATGGATTACCTCGCTCGCTTTCGaacctcttcatcttgtccCTTCCAGCTCTCCTTCGCCCCGACTTGCATCTGCGTCAAAAGATGGGACAGTCAGAATATGGAACACCTCTACGAGAAAGCTCGAGTTCGTTTTGACAGGTCATGCGGCGAGTGTGAACGTTGTGAGATGGGGCGGGGAGGGTGTCATCTATACTGGAAGCAGTGATAGGACTGTTAAGGTCTGGAGCGGTGTGGATGTGAGTTGTCCGCCGTCAAAAGAATctgaagagggatgatcaGCGTATGCTGATGCGCCCGGACTTTAGGGAAAGCTTATTCGAACATTGTCGGAACACGCCCATTGGGTCAACACCATGGCACTGAGTACTGATTTTGTTCTCCGAACTGGACCTTTCGACCACCATGGCAAAGTGCccaaggatgatgaggaaggtgagttgcggaAGTTGACCTCGTTATTCCATCATGTGGCTGCACTCAATCATTTACTGATCTCCATCTGCCCCCGCCTTACAGCCAAAGCCCTCGCCTTGGCTCGGTATAAGGATGTCACCATCACCCAGCCGGAGTCCCTCATTACTGGATCAGACGACCACACATTGTTCCTTTGGCCCGATCAggcatcctcttcattctcTACCACTGCGACACCCAAGAAACCCGTTGCGAGGATGACCGGACATCAAAAACAGGTTAATCACGTCGCCTTTTCTCCTGACGGAAGATGGATTGCAAGTGCTGGATTTGATAATGCTGTCAAGCTTTGGGAGGGAAGGACGGGAAAGTGAGTCGTCCACAAATGGCACATAAGTCGCAGCAGGCAGCTGATATTGTCTTTTGCCCTAGATTCGTGGCGAGTCTTCGAGGTCATGTTGCGGCGGTGTACAGAGTAGCTTGGTCAGCAGACTCGAGGATGCTCGTCAGCGCAAGCAAGGACACAACGTTAAAGGTCAGCTTATCTTAGTCGCACCGCTCCACGCGGAATTGCTCGAACTGACACTTTTGGTTTTTGGTATAGCTTTGGAACTTGAAAACGTACAAGATCCGAATGGACTTACCGGGTCACACTGACGAGGTGTACTGTGTCGATTTCGTCGCGGACAAGGTCGTcagtggtggaagagataAGACTgtcaagatgtgagtgggattgACTCCGCATTCTGCGATGTGGCATTTGGCCAGAATGTGTCATGCGTATGTGCAAAGGGCTGACAGTGAACTCGTACAGCTGGAGAAACTAGAACGTAGATCGTGACTATGAATGGGAGTCTTATTGTTTGTGTATGGGTCTATACCTTGCATGTATTCACATCGTCGCCACTGGAGAGCTGGCAGACTGGGCATGATGTGGCACGGAGCACAATATGATCTGAATGGACGGCGCCCTTTCTTTACAATGCGGTCCAAGCGTCTGTCTCTCTCACCCAATACACCCAGACGATGTCCTTTGGTGTACTTGTTTCTACCATTTGTAATCTCCTCCTATCTCTCTTCGGTCTGCACAGCATGTCATGGTACCGTAGCGTAACATAGCAAAGCATCAGTCCTTGTCTTCACGATGACCACAACACCGCCTACTTCCGGAATACCATCACCCTCTAGCCTTCTCGTCCCCTATGTCAGTCTCGCCCGGCCTCTCTCACCGCCTTTAGATTAGTACTGTCGTCCTTTCCGCCTCCGTGGCTATGGATGGGGACGGTAGGGTGATATGGGTGATCAAAGCGGAAGATgtagaaggagaggaagggagggtATAGACATTCCGAATGACCATGAACGATGTGAGTGCCAATGATACACTTCATGTCTATGGAACCAACACTCAGCTGAACGCCATGGTGTACCACTGCTGATGGCGATTTGCAGTATCATACTGTCTTTTATAGGGTGCAAAGGCAGATGATGGTACTGAGTTCGTAAGGGAAGACGAGAAAGTAGGGTTGTTGTTATAAATCTGGGAAAGGGGTTGTATCAAACTTGATTCTCAcatcgaagaagggcaattccaggtgagtagatATTGTACCTTGATGAATGGATACTCATGCTAGACCGTATCAAGAGGGAGACACCAATAATGAAGTCTCACTTTGAAAACAGTCACTTCTCGGACTGAATAGCGATGATGAACACGTCATTAAAGAGGAAATTGACGGCGATCGTCACGATATCATCATGCAGCTCGATAACGATATCCAGGAGAACAATGGAACCAACATGCATGAAGCAGAATACAACTCGCGGAAGCAGGAACAGGAGCAAGAACGCATATCGATATCCAAGAAGATGTAAGCGATTTGCTGTGAGCTTAACCCGTCTGATCTGGCGATCATGAACGTGGCACTGGGCACTGGGCTTGGTGT is part of the Kwoniella shandongensis chromosome 12, complete sequence genome and harbors:
- a CDS encoding serine/threonine-protein phosphatase ppe1, with amino-acid sequence MPVSTSSDPDQWIAHIRQCKHLPERQMKLLCNRVRDLLLEESNVHLVQSPVTICGDIHGQFWDVLEIFRQGGEAPETSYIFMGDFVDRGYYSLETLSLLLAYKARYPDKITLLRGNHESRQITQVYGFYDECMQKYGNPSVWKACCTVFDHLNLAAIIDSSILCVHGGLSPDIKTLDQVRIIPRAQEIPHEGAFCDLMWSDPDEVDSWSVSPRGAGWLFGAKVTAEFNHVNSLSLIARAHQLVQEGYKHVFDGSLVTVWSAPNYCYRCGNSASIMQVDDEGKTSFKVYEAAHENQTDQKNPALRRLQAPSYFV
- a CDS encoding serine-tRNA ligase is translated as MIDLIHLQTDKGGNPEIVRESQRKRGASVELVDEVIAIFAEHKQANFEKEGAQRELNLLQKEIGQIKKAKGDATELLAKKAEMDKKIADLVAKAAELVKLRDQKAGLIGNIVDPANHVSTTEDDNPILRVWHPEPNHKGNSSPGLQAEDKSTDILSHHEVLARLEAYDTDRGVKVFGHRGFYLTNDGVDLNQALINYGLDFLRTKKFRKVQPPFMIKKDIMAATAQLSEFDEALYKVSGDTDERYLIATSEQPISAMHMDENLDPKVLPKLYAGYSTCFRKEAGSHGKDTWGIFRVHQFEKVEQFVVCEPEESSQWLDTMVENSRAFYESLEIPYRVVNIVSGALNNAASIKYDLEAWFPYQGEYKELVSCSNCTDYQSRSLNVRLGYKSKGEKTGFVHMLNGTLCATERALCCIVENYQTPEGLRIPKVLQPYMQGREFIPYTAELPKNSTTNKAAAAAASAKK